From the Primulina tabacum isolate GXHZ01 chromosome 15, ASM2559414v2, whole genome shotgun sequence genome, one window contains:
- the LOC142528020 gene encoding uncharacterized protein LOC142528020 isoform X2: protein MYDTSRCSQVMNTSRTLVYLNNWVHSVLIASEKKIRHEENKCKFNTSGSYLDFRCWKILHFCLEQSKDLHISLTCSKDFLRVVRCITMDASSYVNVSSCHAGTLSDEQLEFYDVVLGCMKFIFSFHGGVANENLDLWILVIDELLEVILKIIQGQLVGSKLGNFVLQLSYCLLEPFAKFLRVHPTRKNGFRDFIDKLFEPLLHLLHVLHCDPCGNNIEWKNNLSKLIKDVLAHGIFHSTHIDGFVSLQSIVRYINASDATPGEDILVNKSYHRHLFNKVETMVETNKSALIGLGQLLHLFVSCIAKHKGASFSVGVFRQSDVRSTGRVPSEISQSRIVITKENSECHVMNAELRNCVFNFFAQIMEYLLANVNTFLQSDVDEVSVLLNSSNTLRSISMLLDSVFTEKVYLRLEDTSDGASRKFLKVIYDVVMLLFAKITHPKLSCYGSDERSLRELLVSARKELIITTHHLLNIEYEVVGDDLEKLWTLVLTSMNCSYRSTDVFDQPVLSFEILTLGCRLIDLYSELRQVNSSIFALCKAVRRSMSILGDDESWTPLHHSSYSNAINMLLCSLEFRLSLSNAIKTIPEGQTAECIHQLSSDIMESVEWMKFEHQLAGADEISKPKLLCFNSEHFDLRAETLGKALSEVYVIILDSITINSGNSYLVGVSVKNLIEMISSSLSNVVPLQSYTIKNFSIVVDGRASHNSTECKNVSTCWILVFLCRLLLSCRSLFRQVISLIPPATSKKMSRLIGDSFTLHSARDWLELSGLADKGSFSLILQPSGSFLDVIRSFSSICIQNSAVLCPPLVYILNAMATMRLVDLNKLIASSEYVLHWNQTCNQPKLKDEAGLSSFPKRIRKWTRHVSEMKEEAADLTKFVMEFLSSVSKDLISTSSVDAGIDDKFIQCLSNNGLNFSVGFINEKSLPCALWWIICQNVDVWYSHATRKELKNFLSLLIKASISDVRNAVDLSRLHNIGKPGHMKKVSAHQIALEFLRNTITYEQRFVCRYMASRFCTILQKSALFLSVTPEVDLSESPDWDDVIYAFGNLSTEGIGYFPRTKSNTVPDESCSEHFNVNFSKCQSLLTLLMWMPEDYFRLRSSSLYITCILNLERLLVGSLLRWHGALNMQSTLEIFRLFVLCRRVLKNLTAASYKENINGQPELPSKLPEYSFPLSWLPKSLFVVIGFRCAFQEDTSFEMQFPSCSLMDHTSNALLIVSRDKFARAFNSYISSKKLHRKRKELKLNTKESDLSECTGVVNHHENLVAGKSVIHLAKILEEFLKNSLDNFVDTCVDKKLERLAGFQDLNKFSAIMACYQGLFWGLASALVDINAVNCDLRIKLSRLNADLMTKIDSWVHTCVNFIIFCLKAVLLEEDTVLNMPICDNNVLGTRESSTGGYDCSTDASGEGVMHPNEKMISSDIKGDIVECNLKRAPHPAITKLEALLTEVQLEKNCVKKNLLLELLRGENADVGFFLQQLFIACSAVLRLNLQINLNSISWGWFPIVVNISQHVLLEFSSNYEMTNQFAFVWLLGVVKFLEELGSYFSQFDPSSSRGLYVKLVGLHIMAIGKCISLQGKEATLTSQERGLHVKMLASTVESYLYQETSKLIELKGRLRISFTSYIRKSSELHLLSAIQAVERALVGVQEGLMTNYEIRCGSSDGGKISADLAAGVDCLYLILEFVTGHRRLSMIKRHIQSFVACLFNVILHLQAPSIFRGCVDSIKAYGGPDPGSVVLMCVEVLTKIYGKPSFFRVEAYHIAQSLRVPAPLFQYFLSLQISEAPVRTASGTKSNADQKFSTELYSACCRLLCTTLKHHKNETRQFISLLEDSVSVLLHSLEIVNTDPVVERASYAWEVSKAVECASSLRRVYEEVRQEKEVFGLHAFKFLSRYIWVYCGYGPAKRGIRREVDEALKPGIYALVDSCSVEDLQLLHTNFEEGPCRSTLAALQHDYKLNFQFQGKV from the exons ATGTATGATACTAGTCGGTGTTCGCAGGTGATGAACACTTCGAGGACATTAGTTTACCTGAATAACTGGGTTCATTCAGTATTAATTGcttctgaaaagaaaataagGCATGAAGAAAACAAATGTAAGTTTAATACTTCCGGGTCATATTTGGATTTTAGATGCTGGAAAATTTTACATTTCTGCTTGGAGCAGTCAAAAGACCTTCATATTTCATTGACCTGTTCAAAGGATTTTTTACGGGTAGTTCGTTGCATTACAATGGATGCATCATCTTATGTAAATGTTTCCTCTTGCCATGCTGGAACACTTTCTGATGAGCAACTGGAGTTTTATGATGTTGTTCTTGGCTGTATGAAGTTTATCTTCTCATTCCATGGCGGAGTTGCAAATGAAAATTTAGACTTGTGGATACTTGTCATTGATGAATTACTTGAAGTCATCTTGAAAATTATCCAGGGCCAACTTGTTGGCAGCAAGCTGGGAAATTTCGTCTTGCAATTATCTTATTGTTTGCTGGAGCCATTTGCCAAATTTTTGAGGGTTCATCCAACGCGTAAAAATGGTTTCCGCGATTTCATTGATAAGCTTTTTGAACCTTTACTGCACTTGTTACATGTACTGCATTGTGATCCTTGTGGAAATAATATTGAatggaaaaataatttatcCAAATTGATTAAAGATGTTTTAGCCCATGGGATATTCCACTCCACTCATATTGATGGATTTGTCAGCTTACAAAGTATTGTTAGATACATAAATGCTTCTGATGCTACACCTGGGGAGGATATATTGGTCAATAAAAGTTATCATAGACATCTATTCAATAAAGTGGAAACAATGGTGGAGACAAATAAGTCTGCACTAATTGGTTTAGGACAGCTGCTTCACTTGTTTGTTAGCTGCATTGCAAAGCATAAAGGAGCTTCATTCAGTGTAGGAGTTTTTAGGCAATCTGATGTCAGATCGACTGGTCGAGTTCCAAGTGAAATTTCTCAGAGCAGAATAGTAATTACGAAAGAGAATTCTGAGTGCCATGTCATGAATGCAGAACTGCGGAATTgcgtttttaatttttttgctcAGATCATGGAATATTTATTGGCAAATGTAAATACATTTCTTCAATCTGATGTTGATGAAGTATCTGTATTATTGAATAGTTCCAACACACTAAGATCCATCAGTATGTTGCTAGACAGTGTGTTTACTGAGAAGGTATACCTCAGATTAGAGGATACCTCTGATGGGGCTTCCAGGAAATTTCTGAAGGTAATATATGACGTGGTCATGTTATTATTTGCCAAAATCACTCACCCAAAGCTATCATGTTATGGTTCAGATGAGAGATCACTTAGAGAATTACTGGTTTCTGCAAGAAAGGAGCTTATTATCACCACGCATCATTTATTAAATATCGAGTATGAGGTTGTTGGAGATGATCTAGAGAAATTATGGACTTTGGTTTTGACCTCTATGAACTGCAGCTATCGATCAACGGATGTTTTTGATCAACCTGTTCTGTCCTTTGAGATATTGACTCTGGGATGCAGACTAATTGATCTGTATAGCGAACTTCGGCAG GTGAATTCTTCTATATTTGCGCTTTGTAAAGCAGTGAGGCGGTCTATGTCAATTCTTGGGGATGATGAATCATGGACTCCATTGCACCATTCTTCCTATTCGAATGCGATAAACATGCTTTTATGCTCATTAGAATTTAGGCTCTCCCTCAGTAATGCTATTAAAACTATACCAGAAGGGCAAACTGCCGAATGCATTCACCAGTTAAGTTCTGATATTATGGAATCAGTAGAGTGGATGAAGTTTGAGCATCAGTTGGCTGGTGCAGATGAAATTTCTAAACCAAAACTGCTGTGTTTTAACTCTGAGCACTTCGATTTGCGAGCTGAAACCTTAGGCAAGGCCTTGTCTGAGGTGTACGTGATCATTTTGGACTCGATAACTATCAATTCTGGGAATAGTTATCTTGTCGGTGTTTCTGTTAAGAATTTGATAGAAATGATAAGTTCTAGTCTGAGTAATGTGGTTCCCCTACAGTCTTATACTATCAAAAATTTCTCCATTGTTGTTGATGGAAGAGCTTCACATAATAGCACTGAATGTAAGAATGTGTCCACGTGCTGGATTCTGGTGTTCTTGTGTCGTTTGTTGTTGTCCTGCAGAAGCTTATTTCGGCAAGTGATCAGCCTGATACCTCCTGCTACATCAAAAAAGATGTCTAGACTAATAGGTGATTCATTTACCCTGCACTCTGCCAGGGATTGGTTAGAGTTGTCTGGCTTGGCTGACAAAGGCTCTTTTTCTTTGATCCTCCAACCTTCAGGTTCTTTCCTTGATGTTATACGTTCTTTCTCGAGCATTTGTATTCAAAATTCAGCAGTGCTTTGTCCACCTTTGGTCTATATATTAAATGCCATGGCTACTATGAGACTTGTTGATCTGAATAAGTTGATAGCGTCTTCTGAATATGTGCTTCACTGGAATCAAACTTGTAATCAGCCAAAGTTGAAAGATGAGGCTGGTCTGTCTTCATTTCCTAAGAGAATTCGGAAATGGACCAGGCACGTCTCAGAAATGAAGGAAGAAGCTGCAGACCTGACAAAATTCGTGATGGAATTTCTTTCGTCAGTATCTAAGGACTTGATATCTACTTCCTCAGTTGATGCTGGAATTGATGACAAATTCATCCAATGCCTGAGCAATAATGGTCTGAATTTTTCTGTAggtttcattaatgaaaaatcgTTGCCATGTGCATTGTGGTGGATCATCTGCCAAAATGTTGATGTATGGTACTCTCATGCCACCAGGAAGGAATTGAAGAATTTTCTCTCCCTTCTGATTAAGGCTTCCATTTCCGATGTAAGAAATGCTGTTGATCTCTCTAGACTTCATAATATCGGCAAGCCTGGCCACATGAAGAAAGTAAGTGCGCATCAAATTGCACTGGAGTTTCTGAGAAACACCATCACATATGAACAAAGG TTTGTTTGCAGGTACATGGCATCAAGGTTTTGCACAATTTTGCAGAAGTCAGCGTTATTCTTATCTGTTACACCTGAAGTTGATCTGAGTGAATCGCCTGATTGGGATGACGTTATTTATGCGTTTGGGAATTTATCTACTGAAGGAATTGGTTATTTTCCACGAACAAAATCCAACACAGTTCCAGATGAATCTTGCAGTGAACATTTTAATGTCAACTTTTCTAAATGTCAGTCTTTGCTTACCCTTTTGATGTGGATGCCTGAAGACTATTTCAGATTGAGATCATCATCATTATATATCACCTGTATCCTCAACCTCGAGAG GCTCCTGGTTGGAAGCTTGTTACGGTGGCATGGTGCATTGAATATGCAAAGTACTCTCGAGATCTTCAGATTATTTGTATTATGTCGAAGGGTTCTCAAAAATTTAACGGCAGCTTCTTACAAAGAAAACATCAATGGACAACCTGAACTCCCCTCCAAACTTCCTGAATACTCATTTCCTCTATCCTGGCTTCCAAAGTCATTGTTTGTGGTTATTGGATTTCGATGTGCATTTCAAGAAGATACTTCCTTTGAAATGCAATTTCCTAGTTGTTCCCTGATGGATCATACATCTAATGCACTGCTAATAGTAAGTAGGGATAAATTCGCACGCGCATTTAACTCCTACATATCCTCGAAGAAGCTTCATCGAAAGAGAAAAGAATTGAAGCTGAACACCAAGGAGTCTGACCTATCAGAGTGCACCGGTGTAGTGAATCACCATGAGAATTTGGTTGCAGGGAAAAGTGTCATCCATTTAGCTAAAATATTGGAAGAATTTCTAAAAAACTCACTGGACAATTTTGTGGATACATGTGTAGACAAGAAATTAGAACGTTTAGCTGGATTTCAGGATCTAAATAAATTCTCAGCTATAATGGCTTGTTACCAGGGACTTTTTTGGGGCTTGGCTTCCGCGTTAGTTGACATAAATGCAGTCAATTGTGATCTCAGAATAAAGCTTTCTCGTCTTAATGCTGACCTGATGACCAAAATTGATTCATGGGTTCATACGTGTGTCAATTTCATAATTTTTTGCTTAAAAGCTGTTTTGCTTGAGGAAGATACAGTTCTCAATATGCCAATATGCGACAATAATGTATTGGGAACTAGAGAGTCCTCAACTGGTGGCTATGATTGTTCCACTGATGCTTCAGGTGAGGGAGTGATGCACCCTAATGAAAAAATGATATCATCTGATATAAAGGGTGATATTGTGGAGTGTAATTTGAAGAGAGCACCCCACCCTGCAATCACTAAGCTTGAAGCTTTGTTGACTGAGGTTCAACTTGAGAAAAATTGCGTGAAGAAGAATTTATTGTTGGAGCTTTTGAGGGGTGAAAATGCTGATGTGGGATTCTTTCTCCAACAACTTTTTATTGCTTGTTCAGCTgttttgagattgaatttgcaGATCAACCTTAATTCAATATCTTGGGGCTGGTTTCCTATTGTAGTAAACATTTCTCAACATGTACTCTTGGAATTCTCAAGCAATTATGAAATGACCAATCAATTCGCCTTTGTTTGGTTACTTGGTGTTGTCAAGTTTCTTGAAGAGTTGGGCAGTTACTTTTCACAATTTGATCCTTCATCGTCCAGAGGTTTGTATGTCAAGCTGGTTGGCTTACACATTATGGCAATTGGAAAATGCATTTCTTTACAGGGAAAGGAAGCAACATTAACTTCTCAGGAGAGAGGATTGCATGTCAAAATGTTGGCTAGTACTGTGGAATCTTATCTTTATCAGGAAACAAGTAAACTGATCGAGCTGAAGGGAAGGCTGAGGATATCATTCACATCATATATCAGGAAATCATCTGAGTTGCACTTACTATCAGCCATTCAGGCTGTAGAGAGAGCTTTAGTTGGGGTGCAGGAAGGCTTGATGACAAATTATGAAATACGTTGTGGAAGTTCCGATGGAGGAAAGATTTCCGCTGATTTGGCAGCAGGAGTTGATTGCTTGTATTTGATTCTCGAATTTGTAACAG GACATAGACGTTTGAGTATGATCAAAAGACACATCCAGAGCTTTGTTGCATGTCTTTTCAATGTCATATTGCATTTGCAGGCCCCGAGTATCTTTCGTGGATGTGTTGATTCCATCAAGGCTTATGGGGGTCCTGATCCTGGATCGGTTGTTCTCATGTGTGTTGAAGTACTGACAAAAATTTATGGAAAACCCTCCTTCTTCCGAGTAGAGGCTTACCATATTGCACAGTCCCTGCGTGTTCCTGCGCCACTCTTTCAATATTTTCTCAGTCTTCAGATCTCTGAAGCTCCGGTTAGAACTGCATCTGGAACCAAAAGTAATGCTGACCAAAAATTTTCAACAGAGCTATATTCTGCATGTTGTCGTCTGTTGTGCACCACTCTTAAGCATCACAAAAA TGAGACCCGGCAGTTCATATCTCTTCTTGAAGATTCAGTTAGTGTTCTTCTTCATAGCTTGGAGATAGTGAATACCGATCCAGTTGTTGAAAGAGCCAGTTACGCGTGGGAAGTAAGCAAGGCAGTAGAATGTGCCAGTAGCCTACGGAGAGTGTATGAAGAG GTACGACAGGAGAAGGAAGTATTTGGGCTACATGCATTTAAGTTTTTGTCCCGCTACATATGGGTTTATTGTGGATATGGACCAGCTAAAAGAGGCATAAGAAG GGAAGTTGATGAAGCATTGAAACCTGGCATCTATGCTTTAGTGGACTCCTGCTCAGTGGAGGATCTTCAACTTCTTCACACCAATTTTGAAG AgggaccttgcagaagcactcTGGCAGCCTTACAACATGATTACAAACTTAATTTCCAATTCCAAGGGAAAGTTTGA